One genomic region from Candidatus Borkfalkia ceftriaxoniphila encodes:
- a CDS encoding recombinase family protein has protein sequence MRTQNNIQEKITALYCRLSRDDEQEGDSNSIVHQKEILMKYAKEHKFRNIETFVDDGYSGTNFKRPDFQRLMQKVENGEVGTIIVKDMSRLGRDYLKVGVYTEITFPEAEVRFIAINDGVDSNSQVDNDFTPFRNIINEWYAKDTSKKIRAVFRSKGNSGKHLCTVPPFGYIKDPNDKDKWIVDEEAAKTVKEIFNLCMQGFGPTQIARILNERKVETPICHYDKLGIKHPAKSATPELWCSDTIKNILSNPHYTGCTVNFRTTKKSYKNKKKLWNDPSKWVTFEGTQEAIVDKQTYETVQKIREGRRRPTPMGEMNVFSGMVYCADCGKKMYLCRCSTMKQKEYFNCSSYRKQKKSTCSSHHITVEAIEKIVLSYLKRVSDFVIDHEKEFIDVAIEHSRMLSKKEIAKKVKQVSEAENRIRTLNKVIQSLYEDKVLGKISEERFILMAETYEQEQFTLKETIANSKCEIERYDEINDNINNFVSVVVKTGRINKLTPEIVRLLIDKIIVSEKVKTENGFKRTVTIFLTHVGEIELP, from the coding sequence ATGAGAACACAAAATAATATTCAAGAAAAAATCACGGCATTATATTGCAGATTAAGCCGCGATGACGAACAAGAAGGTGATAGTAACAGCATAGTACATCAAAAAGAAATACTAATGAAGTATGCGAAAGAACATAAATTTCGTAATATTGAAACGTTTGTTGATGATGGTTATTCAGGCACGAATTTCAAAAGACCGGATTTTCAACGCCTAATGCAAAAAGTCGAAAACGGAGAAGTCGGGACAATAATCGTAAAAGATATGTCAAGACTCGGAAGAGATTATCTGAAAGTCGGCGTATATACAGAAATCACGTTTCCGGAAGCCGAAGTTAGATTTATTGCCATCAACGACGGGGTGGATAGCAACAGTCAAGTTGATAACGATTTTACGCCATTTCGTAATATTATCAACGAATGGTATGCAAAAGACACAAGTAAGAAGATACGTGCCGTTTTCCGTTCAAAAGGCAATTCAGGAAAACATCTTTGCACCGTTCCGCCTTTTGGGTATATAAAAGATCCGAATGACAAGGATAAATGGATTGTTGACGAAGAAGCGGCAAAAACAGTAAAGGAAATCTTTAATCTTTGTATGCAAGGATTTGGACCAACTCAGATTGCACGTATTCTTAACGAAAGAAAAGTTGAAACGCCCATTTGCCACTATGATAAACTCGGAATAAAACATCCCGCCAAATCTGCTACACCGGAACTGTGGTGTTCTGACACAATAAAAAATATTCTTAGCAACCCACATTATACGGGATGTACAGTAAATTTTCGCACGACTAAAAAATCCTACAAGAACAAAAAGAAATTGTGGAACGATCCATCGAAATGGGTTACCTTTGAAGGAACGCAAGAGGCAATCGTGGATAAGCAAACATACGAAACGGTTCAAAAAATTCGCGAAGGGAGGCGCAGGCCTACCCCGATGGGTGAAATGAATGTGTTTTCGGGTATGGTATATTGCGCTGACTGCGGAAAGAAAATGTATCTTTGTCGTTGTTCTACAATGAAGCAAAAAGAATATTTTAACTGTTCGTCTTATCGCAAACAGAAGAAATCAACCTGTTCTTCTCACCATATAACGGTAGAAGCAATTGAAAAAATTGTTTTGAGTTATTTGAAAAGAGTTTCGGATTTTGTTATCGACCACGAAAAAGAGTTTATTGATGTTGCTATCGAACACTCTCGAATGCTTTCAAAAAAAGAAATCGCAAAGAAAGTGAAACAGGTATCCGAAGCCGAAAACAGAATAAGGACTCTGAATAAAGTAATTCAAAGTCTTTATGAAGATAAGGTTTTAGGAAAGATTTCGGAAGAGCGGTTCATCTTGATGGCTGAAACATATGAACAAGAGCAGTTTACATTAAAAGAAACAATAGCAAACAGTAAGTGCGAAATAGAACGCTACGACGAGATAAACGACAATATAAATAATTTCGTTTCGGTTGTCGTCAAAACGGGAAGGATAAATAAACTTACTCCCGAAATAGTAAGGTTGTTAATAGACAAAATTATTGTTTCCGAAAAGGTAAAAACTGAAAACGGATTCAAAAGAACAGTAACAATATTTTTAACCCACGTAGGCGAAATAGAGTTGCCGTAA
- a CDS encoding flavin reductase family protein — protein MKINVKPSTDLAPVSVVMVSCGDMEASDIVTIAWTGTVNSEPPMLSISVRPSRYSYELIRKTGEFVVNLVTKELLPVCDGCGVVSGRLVDKFDKFSLTKEACEKVRAPRIAESPVALECVVKNTVELGTHVMFVAEIVNVAVSEKYVSDNKRLFIPDGDLVAYVQNRYVATGKTLGTYGFSVKKE, from the coding sequence ATGAAAATCAATGTTAAACCCTCTACGGATCTGGCACCCGTATCGGTGGTTATGGTGTCCTGCGGAGATATGGAAGCATCGGATATCGTTACGATTGCCTGGACGGGTACGGTGAATTCCGAGCCGCCGATGCTTTCGATTTCCGTGCGCCCCAGCCGCTATTCTTATGAATTGATCAGAAAGACGGGTGAGTTTGTCGTCAATCTGGTTACGAAAGAGTTGCTGCCCGTGTGCGACGGGTGCGGCGTAGTGTCGGGGCGATTGGTGGACAAATTCGATAAGTTTTCTTTGACGAAAGAGGCGTGCGAAAAAGTGCGCGCTCCCCGGATCGCGGAAAGTCCCGTTGCTTTGGAATGTGTCGTGAAAAATACGGTCGAACTGGGGACGCACGTCATGTTTGTAGCGGAGATCGTCAATGTCGCGGTTTCCGAAAAATATGTATCCGATAATAAGCGTCTGTTTATTCCCGACGGTGATTTGGTCGCTTACGTGCAAAATCGTTATGTGGCGACAGGGAAAACTTTGGGAACCTACGGTTTTTCTGTCAAAAAAGAGTAG
- a CDS encoding TnpV protein, whose product MNNDEILMKAQNGEGLTVEEIKVYQSIVKPIKHVYGKYGTLAKIYLQEHNVGKYWVLGGDLPDYLHGIDRQAEELYSVMYDKLSKDEKYKRTGNYLEDVRRIKEMQDRIEEEILNEIVYA is encoded by the coding sequence ATGAATAACGACGAAATTTTAATGAAAGCCCAAAACGGTGAAGGCTTAACGGTTGAAGAAATCAAAGTGTATCAAAGTATTGTAAAACCGATAAAACACGTTTACGGCAAATACGGTACGCTTGCCAAAATCTATTTGCAAGAGCATAATGTCGGAAAATATTGGGTGCTCGGCGGCGATCTTCCCGATTATCTTCACGGAATAGACAGGCAAGCGGAAGAACTTTATTCTGTTATGTACGACAAATTGTCTAAAGATGAAAAATACAAACGGACAGGCAATTATTTAGAAGACGTCAGACGAATAAAAGAAATGCAAGACCGTATTGAAGAAGAAATCTTAAACGAAATCGTTTACGCATAA